A region from the Streptomyces sp. 3214.6 genome encodes:
- a CDS encoding glycerophosphodiester phosphodiesterase family protein has product MPPRPAVSAHRGGSERFEAATREAYEDALASGAEYVEFDVRRTADGVYVVHHDARAGHGGPPLARITYAELCGRVGITVPVVEDVMALAAGKLVAHLDLKETGYERELVDRAVALLGRDGFVATSLEDVSVAAITRAFPGVRTALSLGRDRKEVGAARLAGTRASELFPMRRLRACGAHGVAVHQRLARATVLRRAARHRLFTMVWTVNDDPGLRTFLADTRVDVLVTDRPRRAVELRREPHRTLPTGHLSH; this is encoded by the coding sequence GTGCCACCGCGCCCCGCCGTCTCCGCCCACCGCGGCGGCTCCGAGCGCTTCGAGGCCGCCACCCGGGAGGCGTACGAGGACGCGCTCGCCTCCGGGGCGGAGTACGTCGAGTTCGACGTCCGGCGGACCGCCGACGGCGTCTACGTCGTCCACCACGACGCCCGGGCCGGCCACGGCGGACCGCCGCTCGCCCGGATCACCTACGCCGAGCTGTGCGGACGCGTCGGAATCACCGTTCCCGTCGTCGAGGACGTGATGGCCCTGGCCGCCGGTAAACTCGTCGCCCACCTGGATCTGAAAGAAACCGGTTACGAGCGGGAGCTCGTCGACCGGGCGGTCGCCCTGCTCGGCCGGGACGGCTTCGTCGCCACCTCCCTGGAGGACGTTTCCGTCGCCGCGATCACCCGGGCCTTCCCGGGCGTGCGCACAGCCCTGTCGCTGGGACGCGACCGCAAGGAGGTGGGGGCGGCACGCCTCGCGGGCACCCGGGCGAGCGAGCTGTTCCCGATGCGGCGGCTGCGGGCCTGCGGGGCGCACGGCGTGGCCGTGCACCAGCGCCTCGCCCGCGCCACAGTGCTCCGCCGGGCGGCCCGGCACCGCCTTTTCACCATGGTGTGGACGGTCAACGACGACCCCGGGCTGCGGACGTTTTTGGCCGACACCCGGGTGGACGTCCTGGTCACGGACCGGCCGCGGCGGGCCGTGGAACTGCGCCGGGAACCGCATCGGACGCTGCCGACGGGGCACCTGTCCCATTGA